The following coding sequences lie in one Synechococcus sp. PCC 7336 genomic window:
- a CDS encoding helix-turn-helix domain-containing protein: MTETFTSSTLDPLSLPSVTLEERGDLPECSAVYLAINGQDKVQYVGRSANLYRRWIQHHRLNDLSKGTGVRIAYLEVDADLLDEVEAALIEWFDPPLNGLRTTRVPAMKDLGETTLKCRLKVLMAERDLTQRDLVDAIGLSSNTISKLYGNRFKRVDIDTIEKLLNYFECPLEGRDGLFLLIEEAA; encoded by the coding sequence ATGACTGAAACCTTTACCTCTTCCACTCTCGACCCCTTATCGCTGCCATCTGTCACCTTAGAAGAGAGGGGCGATCTGCCTGAGTGCAGTGCTGTTTACTTGGCGATTAATGGTCAAGATAAAGTCCAGTACGTCGGGCGGTCTGCCAATCTCTATAGGAGATGGATTCAGCATCACAGGCTGAATGACCTGAGCAAGGGAACAGGGGTTCGCATTGCCTATTTAGAGGTCGATGCAGACCTACTAGACGAGGTCGAAGCGGCGCTTATTGAGTGGTTCGATCCTCCATTGAATGGCTTGCGAACCACTCGGGTGCCAGCGATGAAAGACCTAGGAGAGACAACGCTGAAATGCCGACTGAAGGTCTTGATGGCCGAGCGCGACCTGACTCAGCGAGATTTGGTCGATGCAATTGGCTTGTCAAGCAATACGATTTCCAAGCTCTATGGGAACCGCTTTAAGCGGGTTGATATAGACACGATAGAGAAGCTACTGAACTATTTTGAGTGCCCACTAGAAGGCCGGGATGGACTGTTCCTCCTTATCGAGGAGGCCGCGTGA
- a CDS encoding Arc family DNA-binding protein translates to MHQMWGHIYTRSAVIIMTRSTFNLRLPEALSAKVKARADKTGKSLNQELSDLINYAFLLEDLTVEDSQVVIRHAKGYREDQEVIVPNPQKLYP, encoded by the coding sequence ATGCACCAGATGTGGGGCCACATCTACACCCGTTCTGCAGTTATCATCATGACACGATCAACGTTTAATCTGCGTTTGCCAGAAGCCCTCAGCGCGAAGGTAAAAGCCAGGGCTGATAAAACAGGCAAGAGCCTAAATCAGGAACTCTCTGACCTGATTAACTACGCCTTCTTGCTGGAAGATTTAACTGTAGAAGATTCACAAGTAGTGATTCGTCACGCAAAGGGCTACAGGGAAGATCAAGAGGTAATTGTTCCCAATCCTCAGAAATTATATCCATGA
- a CDS encoding DUF433 domain-containing protein, with protein sequence MSVQVEFQATAPPLRWDEAGGIRIGQSRVALDSLLATYHAGSTPEEIAVQYPILPLTEIYAAIAYYLAHRQQMDVYLEQRRQQAQQRRKRFTQDHNLTDLRQRLLARRQSQRG encoded by the coding sequence ATGAGCGTTCAAGTTGAATTCCAAGCTACAGCCCCACCCTTACGCTGGGATGAGGCAGGGGGCATTCGGATTGGTCAAAGCCGAGTGGCCCTCGACAGTTTGCTCGCGACCTATCACGCTGGCTCAACTCCCGAAGAGATCGCCGTTCAGTATCCTATCCTTCCTCTCACGGAGATCTACGCTGCCATTGCTTACTACCTCGCCCATCGCCAGCAGATGGACGTCTACTTGGAGCAGCGCCGTCAACAAGCTCAACAGCGGCGGAAGCGCTTTACACAAGACCATAACTTGACTGACCTGAGACAACGGCTACTGGCTCGCCGTCAGTCTCAAAGAGGCTGA
- a CDS encoding DUF5615 family PIN-like protein: protein MRLLTDENFNGAILRGSIGRLPELDVVRVQDVGLIHADDPTILDWAANEERILLIHDVATITLYTYERISRGLPMPGVVEVIATAPIGQVIDDLELFILCS from the coding sequence GTGCGTCTATTGACCGACGAAAACTTCAATGGGGCAATATTGCGAGGGTCGATCGGACGTTTACCCGAGCTGGATGTAGTCCGAGTGCAGGATGTGGGGCTGATTCATGCTGACGATCCGACGATTCTGGATTGGGCTGCAAATGAAGAACGCATCTTGCTCATTCACGACGTCGCCACCATCACCCTGTATACCTACGAGCGCATCAGCCGTGGACTGCCCATGCCAGGGGTTGTCGAGGTCATTGCAACTGCCCCCATCGGACAGGTCATTGATGACTTGGAATTATTCATTCTGTGCAGTTAG